The Listeria monocytogenes genome window below encodes:
- the gatC gene encoding Asp-tRNA(Asn)/Glu-tRNA(Gln) amidotransferase subunit GatC — translation MSNISKETVEKVANLAKLEVSETEATAFAGQLGKIIELVEQLNTLDTTNVEPTSHAIDVSNVLREDVATKGLDRKEVLKNAPDEQDGMFKVPTIMEQ, via the coding sequence TTGTCAAATATATCAAAAGAAACCGTAGAAAAAGTAGCAAACCTTGCCAAACTAGAAGTATCAGAAACTGAAGCAACTGCTTTTGCTGGTCAGCTTGGTAAAATTATTGAGCTAGTAGAGCAATTAAATACTTTAGATACTACAAACGTAGAACCTACCAGCCATGCAATTGACGTATCCAATGTATTACGTGAAGATGTTGCAACCAAAGGGTTAGATCGCAAAGAAGTACTAAAAAATGCGCCAGATGAGCAAGATGGCATGTTTAAAGTACCTACAATTATGGAACAATAA
- the rlmD gene encoding 23S rRNA (uracil(1939)-C(5))-methyltransferase RlmD has translation MEASLLKKNQSIELTIEDLTHDGSGVGKIDGYPLFIPNTLPGEKVTAKIIKLNKNYGFARMETIESVSADRVEPPCAVYSKCGGCSLQHLSYDGQLAFKRNQVEETMKRIGKLNVDVQETLGMENPWRYRNKSQVPVGFVHGKLTAGFYQKRSHAIIDMSTCLIHNEQGDFAVQKTREILAKYGTEPYDEKTGKGDIRHIMTRFAHTTGQLMIVLVTIKERLPFKNEIVQDLIEQLELTSIVQNINPHKTNVIFGERTKTLWGKDIIEDTIHGIRFAISARSFYQVNPLQTEVLYQQAIDAAELTGKETVIDAYCGIGSISLCLAKKAKHVYGVEIVDQAIQDARANAELNELTNTTFETGKAEEVIPAWYKAGIEADVLVVDPPRKGCDEKLLETILAMKPKKVVYVSCNPGTLARDMKILTEGGYVAKRVQPVDMFPMTTHIEAVTVLHLN, from the coding sequence TTGGAAGCATCCCTTTTAAAAAAGAACCAATCCATTGAACTTACTATTGAAGATTTAACGCATGACGGCAGTGGGGTTGGCAAAATTGACGGATACCCACTTTTCATTCCAAATACGCTACCTGGCGAAAAAGTGACAGCCAAAATAATAAAGCTAAATAAAAATTATGGCTTTGCTCGGATGGAGACTATTGAATCGGTTAGTGCAGACCGCGTAGAACCTCCATGTGCAGTTTATTCCAAATGTGGCGGTTGTAGCTTGCAACACTTAAGCTACGATGGTCAGCTTGCGTTTAAACGAAATCAAGTGGAAGAAACGATGAAGCGAATTGGGAAACTTAATGTGGATGTACAAGAAACGCTAGGCATGGAAAATCCGTGGCGCTACCGGAATAAATCACAAGTACCAGTAGGATTTGTTCATGGGAAGTTAACAGCAGGTTTTTACCAAAAAAGAAGCCATGCCATTATCGATATGTCCACTTGTTTAATTCATAATGAACAAGGGGATTTTGCTGTTCAAAAAACACGTGAAATCTTAGCTAAATATGGAACTGAACCTTACGATGAAAAAACAGGAAAAGGCGATATCCGCCATATTATGACAAGGTTTGCGCATACGACTGGCCAGTTAATGATTGTTCTTGTAACCATAAAAGAACGCTTGCCTTTTAAAAATGAAATTGTACAGGATTTGATAGAACAACTTGAATTAACCTCGATTGTTCAAAATATTAATCCACATAAAACGAATGTGATTTTTGGAGAGCGTACGAAGACACTTTGGGGAAAAGATATAATTGAAGATACGATTCATGGTATTCGTTTCGCGATCTCAGCACGTTCTTTTTACCAAGTAAATCCGCTCCAAACAGAAGTTTTGTATCAACAAGCTATTGATGCGGCTGAATTAACTGGAAAAGAAACGGTGATTGATGCTTATTGCGGTATTGGGTCTATTTCCCTTTGTCTTGCAAAAAAAGCTAAGCATGTCTACGGGGTAGAAATTGTCGATCAAGCGATACAAGATGCTCGCGCCAATGCAGAGCTCAATGAATTAACGAATACAACTTTTGAAACAGGTAAAGCAGAAGAGGTCATTCCGGCTTGGTATAAAGCGGGTATTGAAGCAGATGTCTTAGTAGTTGATCCGCCGCGAAAAGGTTGCGATGAAAAATTGTTGGAAACAATTTTGGCAATGAAACCAAAGAAAGTAGTATATGTTTCTTGTAATCCAGGCACGTTAGCTCGCGATATGAAAATTTTAACAGAGGGCGGCTATGTAGCTAAAAGAGTTCAACCTGTAGATATGTTTCCGATGACAACACATATAGAAGCTGTGACTGTTCTACATTTAAATTAA
- a CDS encoding CamS family sex pheromone protein, with protein MKKLIIAALGLTLVLSGCAPKLDSNDKVVQKDDSKAETGIMTKNQISSNYYKTVLPYKASKSRGLVVSNIYSRYDINELEAGLMRVSQNKYSSDNYLFQEGQYLDKETLEKWLDRKSDKNPNGLNPESNGNGENRNPIYLAHILEQDYLKQTDKDTVALGGISIALAMNSVDYYQKEKYGDTYEQAISDSDLLAQGKEMSATVLNRIRQTKGLENVPVTIAIYKQGARDAVAPGNYIAYATANGDSLSGWKDIDEKNYVLPSTESAKEHKTDNDNFLNFKKAIEDYYPNFTGVVGRGRYEDGQLAELNIDIPLQFYGEAEIIGFTQYVTDLVGQHIPKTADLQVNISTTDGPAALITRKANEDAATAHIYD; from the coding sequence ATGAAAAAACTCATAATAGCAGCGCTCGGCTTAACGCTTGTGCTCTCTGGCTGTGCCCCAAAACTTGACTCAAATGATAAAGTGGTACAAAAAGACGATTCCAAAGCGGAAACGGGCATCATGACAAAAAACCAAATCTCATCCAATTATTACAAAACCGTACTACCGTATAAAGCAAGTAAATCTCGTGGTCTTGTCGTATCGAATATTTATTCACGATATGATATTAACGAATTAGAAGCCGGTTTAATGCGTGTTTCCCAAAATAAATATTCCTCAGATAATTATCTTTTCCAAGAAGGACAATATTTGGATAAAGAAACTTTAGAAAAATGGTTAGATAGAAAAAGTGATAAAAATCCGAATGGGTTAAATCCAGAAAGTAATGGTAACGGTGAAAATCGTAATCCAATCTATCTAGCGCATATTTTAGAACAAGATTATTTGAAACAAACGGACAAAGATACCGTGGCGCTTGGCGGGATTTCTATCGCACTAGCGATGAATTCAGTTGATTATTATCAAAAAGAAAAATACGGAGACACTTACGAACAAGCCATTAGCGATAGCGATTTATTAGCACAAGGGAAAGAAATGTCTGCCACTGTGTTAAATCGTATTCGTCAAACAAAAGGGTTAGAAAATGTTCCCGTAACGATAGCTATTTACAAGCAAGGCGCTCGTGATGCGGTAGCTCCTGGTAATTATATTGCGTATGCAACAGCAAATGGAGATAGTCTTTCTGGTTGGAAAGATATTGATGAAAAAAATTATGTTTTACCATCCACTGAATCTGCCAAAGAGCACAAAACTGATAATGACAACTTCTTGAACTTCAAAAAAGCAATTGAAGATTATTATCCAAACTTCACAGGTGTCGTTGGCCGTGGTCGATATGAAGACGGGCAACTAGCTGAACTGAATATTGATATTCCATTACAATTTTATGGCGAAGCAGAGATTATCGGCTTTACGCAGTATGTAACGGATTTAGTTGGGCAACATATTCCAAAGACAGCAGATTTACAAGTCAATATTTCTACAACGGATGGTCCAGCTGCTTTAATTACAAGAAAAGCAAATGAAGATGCAGCAACAGCTCACATTTACGATTAA
- a CDS encoding diacylglycerol kinase, producing MQKHARVIYNPTSGREIIKKNLADVLSILEQAGYVTSAHATTAEPDDAKHAAEEAVRDGFDLVVAAGGDGTINEVINGIAEKEYRPKVGIIPTGTTNDFARALHVPRDVIKATKIIAAGQSVAMDIGKANETYFINIGGGGRLTELTYDVPSRLKTMLGQLAYYLKGIEMLPSLKATKVKVEYDQGIFEGEVMFFLLGLTNSIGGFEKIAPDAKLDDGKFSLIIVKKVNLAEFIRLVTLALRGDHIKEPNVIYVKSEKVIVNSEDKMLINLDGELGGETPMEFRNLRQHIEFFASVDDIPATDLFIKENS from the coding sequence ATGCAAAAACACGCTCGAGTTATTTATAATCCCACATCTGGAAGAGAAATTATTAAGAAAAACCTTGCAGATGTCCTTTCGATATTAGAGCAAGCAGGCTACGTAACATCTGCGCACGCAACAACTGCAGAACCTGATGACGCCAAACATGCGGCTGAGGAAGCCGTAAGAGACGGCTTTGATTTAGTTGTAGCAGCTGGTGGAGATGGCACCATTAATGAAGTCATTAACGGTATTGCCGAAAAAGAATATCGCCCAAAAGTAGGGATTATACCAACCGGGACAACCAATGATTTTGCAAGAGCCTTACATGTACCTAGAGACGTGATTAAAGCAACGAAGATTATAGCAGCTGGTCAAAGTGTAGCAATGGATATTGGTAAAGCAAATGAAACTTATTTTATTAATATAGGTGGCGGAGGTCGTTTAACTGAACTCACTTACGATGTTCCTAGTCGTCTAAAAACAATGCTCGGTCAACTTGCTTATTATTTAAAAGGAATCGAAATGTTACCCTCTTTAAAAGCAACTAAAGTAAAAGTAGAATACGATCAAGGCATATTTGAAGGGGAAGTGATGTTTTTTCTATTAGGATTAACTAATTCCATCGGTGGTTTTGAAAAAATCGCCCCAGATGCTAAGTTAGATGATGGTAAATTTTCACTTATTATCGTGAAAAAAGTAAATTTAGCCGAATTTATCCGTTTAGTCACACTGGCGCTTCGAGGAGATCATATTAAAGAACCTAATGTTATCTATGTGAAATCCGAAAAAGTAATTGTTAACTCAGAAGATAAGATGTTAATCAATCTTGACGGAGAGCTTGGCGGGGAAACACCAATGGAATTCCGCAATTTAAGACAACATATCGAATTTTTCGCAAGCGTGGATGATATCCCTGCAACTGATTTATTCATAAAAGAAAATAGCTAA
- the ligA gene encoding NAD-dependent DNA ligase LigA, with amino-acid sequence MADKKRYEELINILDQYSYDYYVIDNPTVEDAEYDQKMQELLKIEEAHPEWVTPESPSKRVGGEVLEGFKKVAHDTPMLSLANAFNQEDLADFDRRIRDKVGDDIAYMCELKIDGLAVSLQYENGKYKQGATRGDGTIGEDITANLRTIRSIPMKLQKDYSIEVRGEAFMPKRSFQKLNEIREEEGQMLFANPRNAAAGSLRQLDTKIAASRNLDIFLYAVADFGEMGVETHSAGLDMLETLGLKVNKERRLCNSLEEVYAYIDEWTEKRAGLAYDIDGIVLKLNNLEQQRQMGTTVKSPRWSIAYKFPAEEVPTKLLDIELNVGRTGVVTPTAVLEPVRVAGTTVSRASLHNEDLITEKDIRIGDTVLIKKAGDIIPEVIKSITEERSGSEKPFHMPKNCPTCDSELVRLEEEVALRCINPKCPAQIKEGLIHFVSRNAMNIDGLGEKVIIQLFSQHLIKDVADLFFLSKEKLLELERMGEKSVTNLLASIEASKQNSLEKLLFGLGIRHVGAKAAKSLAIHFDTMDNLKVADKETLTSINDIGEKMADSIVTYFANEEVHDLLEELKRAGVNMTYTGPKLEDMSEEELVFAGKTVVLTGKLGKLTRNDAKALIESLGGNVSGSVSKKTDVVVAGSDAGSKLAKAEELAIPIWSEEDLIEYLPDEGGLNE; translated from the coding sequence ATGGCTGATAAAAAAAGGTATGAGGAACTAATCAACATACTTGATCAGTACAGCTATGATTATTATGTAATTGATAATCCAACAGTAGAAGATGCCGAATACGATCAGAAGATGCAAGAACTACTTAAAATAGAAGAAGCGCATCCCGAGTGGGTTACACCTGAGTCTCCGTCGAAACGAGTTGGCGGAGAAGTTTTAGAAGGTTTTAAAAAAGTAGCACATGACACGCCGATGTTAAGTCTTGCCAACGCTTTTAATCAAGAAGACTTGGCAGACTTTGACCGCCGAATTCGCGACAAAGTGGGCGATGATATTGCTTATATGTGCGAACTTAAAATTGATGGACTAGCTGTATCTCTTCAATACGAAAATGGTAAATACAAACAAGGTGCTACTCGCGGTGATGGCACCATTGGGGAAGACATTACAGCTAACTTGCGTACGATTCGCTCCATCCCAATGAAACTTCAAAAGGACTATTCCATTGAAGTTCGCGGTGAAGCTTTCATGCCAAAACGCTCTTTCCAAAAACTAAATGAAATTCGCGAAGAAGAAGGCCAGATGCTATTTGCCAATCCACGAAATGCTGCGGCTGGTTCGCTTCGACAATTAGACACAAAAATCGCAGCGTCGAGGAATCTCGATATCTTCCTTTATGCAGTAGCAGATTTTGGCGAAATGGGCGTTGAAACGCATAGCGCCGGGTTAGATATGCTTGAAACACTGGGTCTTAAAGTTAATAAAGAACGCCGACTTTGCAATAGTTTAGAAGAAGTTTATGCGTACATTGACGAATGGACAGAAAAGCGCGCCGGCTTAGCATACGATATTGACGGCATTGTTTTAAAATTAAACAACCTAGAACAACAACGCCAAATGGGAACGACCGTTAAATCACCTCGTTGGTCGATTGCTTATAAATTCCCAGCTGAAGAAGTACCAACGAAGTTACTTGATATTGAATTAAATGTAGGTAGAACAGGTGTAGTAACTCCCACCGCCGTGTTAGAACCAGTGAGAGTGGCAGGAACAACCGTTAGCCGCGCTTCCCTTCATAATGAAGACTTAATTACTGAAAAAGATATTCGCATTGGCGATACCGTTCTAATCAAAAAAGCTGGGGATATTATTCCAGAAGTTATTAAAAGCATTACCGAAGAACGTAGCGGAAGTGAAAAACCTTTCCATATGCCGAAAAATTGTCCAACGTGCGACAGTGAATTGGTTCGTTTGGAGGAAGAAGTGGCGTTACGGTGTATTAATCCTAAGTGCCCAGCTCAAATAAAAGAAGGACTTATCCACTTTGTTTCCAGAAATGCGATGAACATTGACGGCCTTGGTGAAAAAGTAATTATTCAGTTGTTTTCACAGCATTTAATTAAAGATGTAGCAGATTTGTTTTTCCTTTCAAAGGAGAAACTGTTAGAATTAGAAAGAATGGGTGAGAAATCAGTAACTAATTTACTGGCATCCATCGAAGCAAGTAAACAAAATTCGCTTGAAAAATTACTTTTCGGCTTAGGCATTCGTCATGTTGGTGCAAAAGCGGCCAAATCACTTGCCATTCATTTTGATACCATGGATAATTTGAAAGTAGCAGACAAAGAAACACTGACAAGTATTAACGACATTGGGGAAAAAATGGCAGACAGTATTGTGACCTATTTTGCCAATGAAGAAGTACATGATTTATTAGAAGAACTAAAAAGGGCTGGCGTGAATATGACCTATACAGGGCCAAAACTAGAAGATATGTCTGAGGAAGAACTTGTTTTTGCAGGAAAAACTGTTGTCTTAACTGGGAAACTAGGGAAGTTAACGCGAAATGATGCAAAAGCATTAATCGAATCCCTCGGAGGGAATGTTTCTGGAAGCGTCAGTAAGAAAACGGATGTTGTTGTAGCTGGCAGTGATGCTGGTTCTAAACTAGCCAAAGCTGAAGAACTAGCCATTCCTATTTGGTCAGAAGAAGACCTGATAGAGTACTTACCAGACGAAGGTGGATTAAACGAATGA
- the gatB gene encoding Asp-tRNA(Asn)/Glu-tRNA(Gln) amidotransferase subunit GatB, whose translation MNFETVIGLEVHVELKTNSKIFSSAPAHFGAEPNTNTTVVDLGMPGVLPVLNKRAVEFGMKAAMAINCEIAKHTKFDRKNYFYPDNPKAYQISQFDKPIGEHGWIEIEVGGKKKKIGITRLHLEEDAGKNTHTSHGYSLVDINRQGTPLIEIVSEPDIRSAEEAYAYLEKLKSIIQYTGVSDVKMEEGSMRCDANISIRPIGQEEFGVKTELKNLNSFNNVRKGIEYEEKRQAEVLKSGGIIEQETRRFEEATGKTSLMRIKEGSDDYRYFPEPDLVDLFIDDAWKERIRAEIPELPDKRQIRYINDLGLPAYDAMVLTLTKEMSDFFEATLAAGADAKQASNWLMGEVSAYLNAEQKELHETGLTPENLAGMINLIEAGTISSKIAKKVFRELAQNGGDAEQVVKDKGLVQISDEGALRTIISEILDNNEQSIVDFKNGKDRAVGFLVGQVMKATKGQANPPMVNKLLLEEMNKR comes from the coding sequence ATGAATTTTGAAACAGTTATTGGACTTGAGGTTCACGTAGAGTTAAAAACCAATTCAAAAATATTTTCTTCTGCGCCAGCTCATTTTGGAGCAGAACCAAATACAAATACAACCGTGGTAGACTTAGGTATGCCAGGTGTTTTACCAGTTTTAAATAAACGAGCAGTGGAATTTGGTATGAAAGCAGCCATGGCGATTAACTGTGAAATTGCTAAACATACAAAATTCGATCGCAAAAACTATTTTTATCCAGATAATCCCAAAGCATACCAAATTTCCCAATTCGATAAACCAATCGGTGAACATGGCTGGATTGAAATCGAAGTAGGGGGCAAAAAGAAAAAAATCGGTATCACTCGTCTTCATTTAGAAGAAGATGCTGGGAAAAATACCCATACTTCTCATGGTTATTCGTTAGTGGATATTAACCGTCAAGGAACGCCACTAATCGAAATCGTTTCAGAACCAGACATTCGTTCTGCAGAAGAAGCTTATGCCTACTTAGAAAAATTAAAATCTATCATTCAATACACTGGCGTATCTGATGTGAAAATGGAGGAAGGTTCGATGCGCTGTGACGCCAATATCTCTATCCGTCCAATCGGCCAAGAAGAATTTGGCGTAAAAACAGAACTTAAAAACCTAAACTCCTTCAACAACGTACGTAAAGGTATCGAATACGAAGAAAAACGCCAAGCAGAAGTGCTGAAGTCTGGTGGGATTATCGAACAAGAAACGCGTCGTTTTGAAGAAGCAACTGGAAAAACCTCTTTGATGCGCATCAAAGAAGGATCGGACGATTATCGTTATTTCCCTGAACCAGATTTAGTAGATTTATTTATTGATGATGCTTGGAAAGAACGTATTCGTGCAGAAATTCCTGAACTTCCAGATAAACGCCAAATTCGTTATATTAATGATCTTGGATTGCCAGCATATGACGCAATGGTTCTTACGCTAACAAAAGAAATGTCTGACTTTTTTGAAGCAACTCTTGCAGCTGGAGCAGATGCAAAACAAGCATCTAACTGGTTAATGGGCGAAGTTTCTGCCTACTTAAACGCTGAACAAAAAGAACTGCATGAAACAGGACTAACTCCAGAAAATCTTGCTGGCATGATTAACTTAATCGAAGCAGGCACTATTTCCTCTAAAATCGCTAAAAAAGTTTTCCGCGAATTAGCGCAAAATGGCGGCGATGCAGAGCAAGTAGTAAAAGATAAAGGACTGGTTCAAATTTCCGACGAGGGAGCTTTACGCACTATCATAAGTGAAATTCTAGATAACAATGAGCAATCCATTGTCGACTTTAAAAATGGGAAGGATCGTGCCGTTGGATTTTTAGTGGGTCAAGTAATGAAAGCAACCAAAGGGCAAGCCAATCCACCAATGGTTAATAAATTATTACTAGAAGAAATGAACAAACGTTAA
- the gatA gene encoding Asp-tRNA(Asn)/Glu-tRNA(Gln) amidotransferase subunit GatA gives MGLFDFSVKELHDKLVKKEISPFDLVSESFNRIESVEGKVGSFITLNKEAAFGVAEELGDAGIDPNNMLAGLPIGIKDNIVTKNLRTTAASKILENFDPIYDATVVSKLKNAQTINIGKLNMDEFAMGSSTETSYFKKTYNPWDLSRVPGGSSGGSASAVAAGEVLFSLGSDTGGSIRQPAAFCGVVGMKPTYGRVSRFGLIAFASSLDQIGPITKNVEDNAYLLEAISGLDANDSTSINQPVERFSDSLTGDIKGLRIGVPKEYLGEGVDPGVKQAVLDALKTLEKLGATWDEVSLPHSEYGVASYYILASSEASSNLSRFDGVRYGYRSPNATTLEELYTKTRSEGFGDEVKRRIMLGTYALSSGYYDAYYKKAQQARTLIKQDFVNVFENYDVIIGPSSPTTAFKIDGMINDPITMYSNDILTVPINLAGVPAISVPCGFSDGLPVGLQIIGNYFEESLLYKVAHAFEQETTFHKEKPNL, from the coding sequence TTGGGTTTATTTGATTTTTCAGTAAAAGAACTACATGATAAATTAGTAAAAAAAGAGATTTCACCATTTGATTTAGTATCAGAATCTTTCAACCGAATTGAATCTGTAGAGGGCAAAGTTGGTTCTTTTATTACTTTAAATAAAGAAGCAGCATTTGGTGTCGCAGAAGAACTTGGAGATGCTGGCATTGATCCTAACAATATGCTTGCAGGTCTTCCAATCGGGATTAAAGATAATATTGTTACAAAAAACTTGCGCACAACTGCAGCAAGTAAAATTTTAGAAAACTTCGATCCGATTTACGATGCAACCGTTGTTTCTAAATTGAAAAACGCGCAAACAATTAATATCGGAAAATTAAACATGGATGAATTTGCGATGGGATCTTCGACAGAAACATCGTATTTCAAAAAAACATATAACCCGTGGGATTTATCAAGAGTTCCAGGTGGCTCTTCAGGTGGTAGTGCATCCGCAGTTGCAGCCGGTGAAGTATTATTCTCGCTTGGTAGTGATACTGGCGGCTCGATTCGTCAACCAGCAGCTTTTTGTGGGGTGGTCGGAATGAAACCTACATATGGCCGTGTATCTCGTTTTGGTTTAATTGCCTTTGCGTCTTCTTTAGACCAAATCGGCCCAATTACTAAAAATGTAGAAGACAATGCGTATTTACTAGAAGCAATTTCTGGTTTAGATGCGAACGATTCTACTTCCATCAACCAACCAGTTGAACGCTTTTCAGATAGCTTAACAGGAGACATTAAAGGCTTACGCATTGGTGTTCCAAAAGAATATCTTGGTGAAGGCGTTGACCCTGGTGTGAAACAAGCAGTATTAGATGCACTTAAAACGCTTGAAAAACTTGGCGCTACTTGGGATGAAGTTTCTTTACCTCATTCTGAATACGGCGTAGCAAGTTATTACATTTTAGCATCCAGTGAAGCTTCTTCTAATCTGTCTCGTTTTGACGGCGTTCGTTACGGATACCGTTCTCCAAACGCAACTACCTTAGAAGAACTTTATACAAAAACTCGTTCTGAAGGCTTTGGCGATGAAGTAAAACGTCGTATTATGCTTGGAACATATGCGTTAAGTTCTGGTTACTACGATGCTTACTACAAAAAAGCACAACAAGCGCGTACGTTAATTAAGCAAGACTTTGTTAATGTATTTGAAAACTATGATGTTATTATCGGACCTAGTTCCCCGACAACAGCCTTTAAAATTGACGGAATGATCAATGATCCAATTACAATGTATTCCAACGATATTTTAACTGTTCCGATTAACTTAGCAGGTGTGCCAGCTATTTCTGTTCCTTGTGGATTCTCAGATGGTTTACCAGTTGGCTTGCAAATTATCGGTAACTACTTTGAAGAATCCTTACTTTACAAAGTAGCACATGCTTTTGAACAAGAAACAACATTCCATAAAGAAAAACCAAACTTATAG
- the virB gene encoding ABC transporter ATP-binding protein VirB, with protein METVLKAHKVRKVYGSKGNLFSALGSISLEIQKGSFVGIMGPSGAGKSTLLNVLSSIDKPTSGEIELAGKQISNMSGKELAVFRRDQLGFIFQDYNLLDTMTVKDNIVLPLALAHIKQEEVDQRFEIIARQFGIFELRNKYPTEISGGQKQRTAVCRAMITEPTLIFADEPTGALDSKAATNLLEGLSHAKDVRDSTILMVTHDAFAASYCERIMFIKDGEIFTEIYRGTSSRKQFFQKVLDVLALLGGGENDVI; from the coding sequence ATGGAAACAGTGCTAAAGGCGCATAAGGTTAGAAAAGTATACGGGTCAAAAGGAAATTTATTTTCTGCGCTTGGAAGTATTAGTTTAGAAATACAAAAAGGCTCCTTTGTTGGTATTATGGGTCCTTCTGGTGCGGGGAAGTCTACTTTATTAAATGTGTTATCTTCTATAGATAAACCAACTTCTGGAGAAATTGAACTTGCTGGAAAACAGATTTCTAACATGAGCGGGAAAGAATTAGCTGTTTTTAGAAGAGATCAGCTTGGCTTTATTTTTCAAGACTATAATTTATTAGATACGATGACGGTGAAAGATAATATTGTTTTACCACTGGCGCTTGCCCATATTAAACAAGAAGAAGTTGATCAACGATTCGAAATTATTGCACGTCAGTTTGGGATTTTTGAACTTAGAAACAAATATCCAACAGAAATATCTGGTGGACAAAAGCAGCGAACTGCGGTTTGTCGTGCAATGATTACTGAACCAACTTTGATTTTTGCGGATGAACCTACTGGTGCACTTGACTCCAAAGCAGCGACGAATTTGTTAGAAGGACTCTCTCACGCAAAAGATGTGCGTGATTCTACTATATTGATGGTTACACATGATGCCTTTGCCGCTAGTTACTGCGAAAGAATTATGTTTATTAAAGATGGTGAAATTTTCACTGAAATCTACCGCGGGACAAGTTCTAGAAAACAATTTTTCCAAAAGGTGTTAGATGTGTTGGCGCTTCTTGGAGGTGGCGAAAACGATGTTATTTAA
- a CDS encoding shikimate kinase, whose amino-acid sequence MLIGFMGAGKTTVGNILANLANLPYIDIDEVITSEQGMSVSDIFAKYGEKEFRRLEHEKLKELANTKAVIATGGGIVLNPENREVLKKTYPVIYLETDPEVFMNRLKGDTTRPLVQQKTAEEIRAIFEPRIAHYQDSADFIVNTDNRNQQEVAKAILAMLD is encoded by the coding sequence ATCTTAATTGGCTTCATGGGAGCTGGAAAAACAACGGTTGGAAACATACTCGCAAACTTAGCTAACTTACCGTACATCGATATAGACGAAGTAATTACAAGCGAACAAGGAATGAGTGTATCGGACATTTTTGCAAAATATGGTGAAAAAGAATTCCGCCGTCTAGAACATGAAAAATTAAAAGAATTAGCTAATACCAAAGCCGTTATAGCAACAGGTGGTGGCATTGTTCTCAATCCTGAAAATAGAGAAGTATTAAAAAAAACATATCCGGTTATTTATTTAGAAACGGATCCAGAAGTATTTATGAATCGCTTAAAAGGCGATACCACACGTCCACTTGTACAACAAAAAACGGCCGAAGAAATTCGCGCCATTTTTGAACCTAGAATTGCTCACTATCAAGATTCCGCAGATTTTATCGTTAATACAGATAACCGTAATCAGCAAGAAGTTGCTAAGGCAATCTTAGCGATGTTAGATTAA